The uncultured Bacteroides sp. genomic sequence CTCTTCCAGCTGATTCTTTTTGAGATATAATTTAGCCAGTTTTACTGAGGTAACAAAATCTGCGGGATTCTTCTCAATAGTTTTTTTATAATAAACAATAGCAGAGTCTTTTTTGCCTTCTTGTTCAAAATCTTCTCCCAACAATCTCAATAATACAGAATTCTCGGGTGATAAGCTTAGCGCTTTCCGAAGACACTCATTTGCACCATTAAAATTATCTGTCTGCAAGTAACAATCGGCCAGCTCTCTGAGACAATATACATTGGGTGTATAGCGCGAAGATATACTTTTGAGCAAAGGAATTGCACCTGAAAAGTTATTCATCATTTTCAGGCACGAAACCTTCTGCATTTCCAAATCAAAGGTAGGCTTTTCTTTGTCTATCAGTTCTATAGCCAGCGGATAATCAGATTGTTGCATAGCCTGCTTAATTGAATTTTTTTGTGCGTTAGCATAGTCTGCATAAATACAGAGAACTGCAGTAATGAAAAGCAACCTTAGATTTTTCATTTGTTTATTGTTCTTTTAAAGTTATTTCAAGAACACCATTTGCCCCTTTCTCTCCATATTTTTCAGTGGCAAATTTGTCTTTTAATACATTAATTGATTTAATACTATTAGGATCTAACTTTTTCATTTCTTTATCAGAAATCTCTTTTCCATTTAAAATATAGAGAGGAGGAGTTGCATTCCCGCTTTTGTTTACTGTTGTGTTAGTTGCACCTTTTGGGGAATCAAATTTAGCTCCATAGCCAATTACTGTAACCTCACCTTTTTTAACAGTGTTATCCTCAGAATTTGCAGGTGAACCGTCTAGCTTAAACATGATAGGAATAACATAATATACGCTAACATTTTTTCCACTCTGTTTTCCTGGAATCCACTTAGGCATAGAACTGATTATTCTTTTGGCTTCATTGTCTAATAAAGGTGATACACTTCGCAGTATAGTTGGGTCTTCAACATAGCCATTTTCGGTTACAGTAAAACGTACATATACTTTTCCCTCTTCTTCTGCTTTTTGTGCTTCAACAGGATACTTTAGATTAGTTACAATAAATTTTAATAATTCTTGTTCTCCACCAGGATATTGAGGCATAACTTCTACAGCTGTGAAAACATTTCTTTTCTTAGGCTTTGCAGAGTCATTTTCTTGTGTAATTGCGACTAATGAAGAAGGTTCAGTTGCTGAACTGACTTCGTTTTTAGTCAATGAAACAGCTATATCTTTAGTCATCTTGCCAGTAACACGAGCAATCGCTTCAATGTTACTTACTAGCATTAGTAAGACAGCAAGAGGAATAAACATTGCGTATTTTGTTTTTCCGATGCTCTTTGTTCTTTTTTTGTTCATCATGGTAATTCTGTTTTTAAGAGGAAATACATTAAAACTATTATATAAATTTGCTGCAGCCTTTTGATTAGCCAGTCCCAGTAAATGGTATTGGTAACTTTTAGTATCATGTCCTGAGAGAATAACCCTATGATCCGCCATATATTCCAGGTTATTGCGTATTTCTCTTTTTAGTAGCCATGAGAATGGATTTACCCAACAGAGAATAGTTATTAATTCACTGAACATAACATCTATAGAATGCCATTGCCGGGCATGAGTCTCTTCGTGAATCAGAATTTCTTTGGCTTCTTTTTCAGAATGTAATTCGGGAGATATGAATATCCAATGGAAAAAGGAGAATGGGGCAGAAGGCTTATTGAGAATCCTTACTGTAATTCCATTTATTTTTGTTTTCCGGTATCGGATAGCAAGAATGCTAATACTGATTAGTTGAATCAGAAAGCGTATAAAAAGCACTCCGACACCTATTAAATAAATAGCCGGTCCAACATTATATATTAATTGATTCCATATCTTGCTTTCCTGATTGGTAACTCCAACCTCCGGCAATATATTTGCAGCGTAGATAGTTACTATTTCATTCATTGGCTCCTGCTCTTTTACCCAGTCTTGAAAATTCATCAATGGATAAAGAAGAGAAATGATTAAGAAAGAAAGCAGTGCATATCTGCGCCAGTGGAAAAAGGTGTCGCGATAGAAAAATAATCGATAAAAGGCATAAAATAAAGCTATGCCGATATTTATCTTAAAAAAATAAGCGAGCTCGGGTGTCATAGTATTTACGTTTTTATGTGTTTATTCCTTTCCTTTTTCAATTAGTTTAATGATCTCTTTCAATTCCTCCGCAGATATTTTTTGTTCGCGGGCAAAGAAAGTAACCATCTCCTTATAAGAGTTTTCAAAATAGTTTCGCACTACTCCATTCATAAACTTTTGTTTGTATTCCGTCTCTTTTATTGCAGGGGTATATTCGTAAGTGTTTCCATATCGTTTGGAAGAGAGATATCCTTTTCTCTCTAGGTTCTTTACTACCGATGCAATAGTGGTATATGGTGGAAATGGCTCAGGAAACTTTGTAACAATGTCTTTTACATAACAAGGGCCTAGTTCCCAGATGTAGATCATTACTTCTTCTTCTTGTATTGTTAACTTTTCCATGATTATTAATTAATTACGATTATATCGCAAATCTACGAATGTTTCGTAATTGGTAATAATAAGTTCGTGTAAATAATGTTAATAGTGAAATTATTTTGCTATTTTTATGGAATAAAAAAGTCTCTTATGAAACCTAGCGTTTCATAAGAGACAATATATAGATGTATGTTCTGCTAAAATCAGAATCCCTGCATGTCACATAGACGTTTATAATAACCATCCAGATCTATGAGTTCATTGTGCTTTCCGCGCTCAACAATCTCACCTTCGTGAAGAACACAAATCTCATCTGCATTCTTAATGGTAGATAGACGGTGAGCAATGGCAATTGTGGTACGATTCTTCATCAGTTTGTCGAGTGCATCCTGTACCATGCGTTCAGATTCAGTATCGAGTGCAGAGGTAGCTTCATCGAGAATCAGAATCGAAGGATTTTTAAGAATAGCACGTGCAATACTGATGCGCTGACGTTGTCCGCCTGAAAGTTTGCCTCCACGATCACCAATATTTGTATCATAGCCTTTTTCGCTGGTAATGATAAATTCGTGTGCATTTGCAATTTTGGCAGCTTCAATTACCTGCTCCATGGTGGCACTTTCCACTCCGAAAGCAATGTTATTAAAGAATGTATCATTAAACAGAATAGCATCTTGATTCACATTTCCCATTATGCCTCTCAAATCAAAGAGTGTGGCATCTTTTACGTTTACGCCGTCAATAAGTATTTCGCCTTCTGTGACATCATAAAAACGTGGCAGGAGATCTACAAGAGTAGACTTGCCAGATCCCGACTGTCCTACCAGAGCGATAGTCTTACCTTTTGAAATAGTTAAATTAATATGCTTTAATACGTAGGTTGATTCATATTTGAAAGATACATCTTTGAATACAATCTTGTCTTTGAACTCTTTTATTGGAGTAGGATTCTCTGAGATTTTCATTGTGTTCTCGGCCATAAGGATTTTATCTACTCGTTCCATGGAGGCTAAACCTTTTGGCACAGCATATCCGGCTTTGGAAAAATCCTTTAATGGGTTGATAAGGCTATAAAGAATAACCAGATAGAAAATGAATGAAGGTGCATCAATAGATGAACTGTTTCTCAGAATCAATGTACCGCCAAACCATAGTACAATTACAATAAGTGTTGTTCCTAGAAATTCACTCATAGGGCCGGACATCTGCTGACGGGTATTTACCTTGCTAATTGTATGACGATATTCATTGTTGCAACGAGTAAAGCGACTATCCATTTTGTTTTCGGCATTGAAAGCTTTAATGATACGAAGTCCGCCTAATGTTTCTTCGGTCTGTGACATCATATCGCTCCATTGCTTCTGAGCGACCATTGATTTTTTCTTAAGCTTTTTACCAATGGTTCCCATTAACCAACCCATTCCAGGAAGAACGGTAATAGTAAAAAGCGTCAGCTCCCAGCTGATTGTGATTAATGTAATGAAATAGATGAGAATAAGAATCGGATTTTTAAATAACATATCCAGCGAACTCATGATGGAGTTCTCTACTTCCTGCACATCACCACTCATTCTGGCCATGATATCTCCTTTACGTTCCTCAGAATAGAAACTAAGTGGCAGACTAAGAAGCTTTTGGTATACCTGACTACGTATGTCTCTTACAACTCCTGTACGAATAGGGATTATTGTTGCAAAAGTAAGAATATAAGCACCTGCTTTCAGAAGGGTCATTGCGGCAAGAAAGAGTCCCAGAATAAGTAAGGTTCTGCTTCCTCCATACACCTTAATTAATTCAGTCACATAATAATAGAAATTATTAATGATAATATTCTTAAAACTCATGTTGGCATCCCAAGGTATAAACGTGTAAATCTGATTACTTAGTTTAAACAGAATTTGAAGAATAGGGATGATAAGAGAGAAAGAAAAAATATTCAAAATGGCTGAAAGGATATTAAAAAGGATATTAAGTATCAGAAACTTCTTGTAAGGAGGTATGAATCTTCTTAAGATATGGATAAATTCTTTCATTGGTCTTTTTATATAAATTAAGGCGACAAAGATAAATATAAAATCTGATACTGCAGACCTTTACAATAAAAAATCCCGGAAGCAGGGCGAGGGCACTGAAAGACTGGCTCTTTAGGTTTTTCGGCAATTAAATTACTCAGCACATATCCATTAAAAGATTGGGATATGTGCTGTTTTTTTTATACCTTTATAAGTATAAATCAATCCGATATGCTTCCATTGCAACAAGCCATACCGTTCAGTAATTACACAGATCTATACGATTTGCTTATTCCACAGGACAATCTATTGCGTCAAATAAACGACCTGATAGACTTCTCTTTCGTCCATAAGGAACTCCTGGACAAATACTGCCTGAATAACGGTCGTACGGCCGAGTGCCCGATCAGGATGTTCAAATATCTTTTGTTAAAGACAATCTTTGATATTTCGGACGTGGACGTTGTTGAACGCTCGCGATATGATCTTTCATTCAAATACTTTTTGGATCTGGCTCCCGAGGAAACCGAATTGATCTCTCCAAGTTCTTTGTGTAAGTTTCGCCGACTCCGTTTGAAGGACAAGGATTTGTTGAATCTGCTTATAGGAACGACAGTGTCTATTGCAATAGACAAGGGAATCATCAAGTCAAAGACCATTATTGTTGATTCCACACACACCGGTTCACGGAGCAACCCGTATTCGCCTGTCGAGATTTTGCGACTTCGTTCAAAGCAGTTGCGCAAGAGCCTTTATGATGTGGAGGAGTCAATAAAAGAAGGTTTGCCCCTGAAGAATGAAGATGACGATCTGGAGCATGAGCTTGATTATACCAAAGCGTTGTTTGAAGTCGTATCCGACAACGAGACATTGGTCAATGTTCCCAAAGTCAGAGAGCGTCTGAACATGCTCAAGGAAACGCTTTCAGATATCGAGGATCATTATGTCAGCTCCACAGATGAAGATGCACGGGTTGGACACAAAAGCCAGGACAAGTCGTTCTTTGGCTATAAGACACACATCGCCATGAGTGACGAACGTATAATCACTGCCGCCACAGTCACTTCCGGGGAGAAGGGTGACGGTCCCCAATTACCCGAGCTTGTTGAACAGAGCAGAAATAACGGCATGGAAGTTGAAACAGTCATTGGAGACACCGCTTATTCGGGAAAGGACAACATTAAGCTCGCTCAAGATGAGCAAAGAGGATTTGAACTGGTGGCAAAACTTAATCCTGCCATAAGCCAAGGCTCCCGACGGGCGGAGCAAAGTTTTGAATTCAATAAGGATGCGGGTATGTTCGTATGCCCTGCAGGGCATATGGCGATACGGCGTGCCAAGCAGGGTAAAAAGAATCAAGGAAAGAACCAGTTTATCGTATACTTCTTCAATACTGACAAATGTCGGATATGTGGCAGGCGGCAAGGATGTTACAAAGAGAGTGCAAAAACGAAAACCTACTCGGTCAGGATTAAATCTGACGAACATAAACACCAGATGGATTTTCAAGAAACAGATGAATTTAGGGCCAAATCTCGATCACGATACAAGATAGAAGCTAAAAATGCGGAACTTAAGAATGTCTTCGGGTATGATAGGGCATTGTCATACGGCCTGACATGCATGCAACTTCAAGGCGCCATGGCCATTTTTGCTGCAAATATCAAGAGAATTCTCAAATTAATCTAAGAAGGCGTGTTTTCTCTGTAAATCAACTGAAAAATGCTCATGTAGCAATGTTTACGACTATCCGCCCCCTTTCAAGTTTGTTTTTCAGGAAATATAGAAAAATAGCCAAATCCGATTTCCGGGCTTGGCTATTTTGAATTTTATCGACTCGTGAACGATAATCTGAAAAATTGAAAGACTTTTTCAGTGCCCTCAGCAGGGCCACCGGGATCTATTTCATTTTATTGCTGTCCGGTAAAACTTTTTAGATCAAAAAAATAAAGGGCTGAGTTCTTTGATGAACTCAGCCCAAATTGTCTATATTCGTTTCGACCAAAAAATTCTTATAGACATGGGCAAAAGTATAAATTTTACCGGACAGCCGGTTCTCTCACAGCTATTAAAATTCATCGATAAGCAAAAAATCTTAGATTTAAGTCGAACAATGGGTTGTGAACGTTATGTTAAGAGCTTGGATGGCTATACTCATCTTGTTGTTATGCTTTTCGGTGTGCTCAAGCACTTTGATTCCTTACGTGAACTGGAGATTGGGATGCTTGCGCAAGCAAATAAGCTGCAACACCTTGGAATCGATTACATGGTTAGGCGTAGTACCCTGGCAGAAGCAAATAAAAGACGCTCTCAGGATTTTTTTGCCAACATCTATTCTATGCTGTTGGAACAATATAAGCCTTTTTTAGCGGACAGCC encodes the following:
- a CDS encoding TonB family protein; this translates as MTPELAYFFKINIGIALFYAFYRLFFYRDTFFHWRRYALLSFLIISLLYPLMNFQDWVKEQEPMNEIVTIYAANILPEVGVTNQESKIWNQLIYNVGPAIYLIGVGVLFIRFLIQLISISILAIRYRKTKINGITVRILNKPSAPFSFFHWIFISPELHSEKEAKEILIHEETHARQWHSIDVMFSELITILCWVNPFSWLLKREIRNNLEYMADHRVILSGHDTKSYQYHLLGLANQKAAANLYNSFNVFPLKNRITMMNKKRTKSIGKTKYAMFIPLAVLLMLVSNIEAIARVTGKMTKDIAVSLTKNEVSSATEPSSLVAITQENDSAKPKKRNVFTAVEVMPQYPGGEQELLKFIVTNLKYPVEAQKAEEEGKVYVRFTVTENGYVEDPTILRSVSPLLDNEAKRIISSMPKWIPGKQSGKNVSVYYVIPIMFKLDGSPANSEDNTVKKGEVTVIGYGAKFDSPKGATNTTVNKSGNATPPLYILNGKEISDKEMKKLDPNSIKSINVLKDKFATEKYGEKGANGVLEITLKEQ
- a CDS encoding BlaI/MecI/CopY family transcriptional regulator, with amino-acid sequence MEKLTIQEEEVMIYIWELGPCYVKDIVTKFPEPFPPYTTIASVVKNLERKGYLSSKRYGNTYEYTPAIKETEYKQKFMNGVVRNYFENSYKEMVTFFAREQKISAEELKEIIKLIEKGKE
- a CDS encoding ABC transporter ATP-binding protein, giving the protein MKEFIHILRRFIPPYKKFLILNILFNILSAILNIFSFSLIIPILQILFKLSNQIYTFIPWDANMSFKNIIINNFYYYVTELIKVYGGSRTLLILGLFLAAMTLLKAGAYILTFATIIPIRTGVVRDIRSQVYQKLLSLPLSFYSEERKGDIMARMSGDVQEVENSIMSSLDMLFKNPILILIYFITLITISWELTLFTITVLPGMGWLMGTIGKKLKKKSMVAQKQWSDMMSQTEETLGGLRIIKAFNAENKMDSRFTRCNNEYRHTISKVNTRQQMSGPMSEFLGTTLIVIVLWFGGTLILRNSSSIDAPSFIFYLVILYSLINPLKDFSKAGYAVPKGLASMERVDKILMAENTMKISENPTPIKEFKDKIVFKDVSFKYESTYVLKHINLTISKGKTIALVGQSGSGKSTLVDLLPRFYDVTEGEILIDGVNVKDATLFDLRGIMGNVNQDAILFNDTFFNNIAFGVESATMEQVIEAAKIANAHEFIITSEKGYDTNIGDRGGKLSGGQRQRISIARAILKNPSILILDEATSALDTESERMVQDALDKLMKNRTTIAIAHRLSTIKNADEICVLHEGEIVERGKHNELIDLDGYYKRLCDMQGF
- a CDS encoding IS1182 family transposase, whose amino-acid sequence is MLPLQQAIPFSNYTDLYDLLIPQDNLLRQINDLIDFSFVHKELLDKYCLNNGRTAECPIRMFKYLLLKTIFDISDVDVVERSRYDLSFKYFLDLAPEETELISPSSLCKFRRLRLKDKDLLNLLIGTTVSIAIDKGIIKSKTIIVDSTHTGSRSNPYSPVEILRLRSKQLRKSLYDVEESIKEGLPLKNEDDDLEHELDYTKALFEVVSDNETLVNVPKVRERLNMLKETLSDIEDHYVSSTDEDARVGHKSQDKSFFGYKTHIAMSDERIITAATVTSGEKGDGPQLPELVEQSRNNGMEVETVIGDTAYSGKDNIKLAQDEQRGFELVAKLNPAISQGSRRAEQSFEFNKDAGMFVCPAGHMAIRRAKQGKKNQGKNQFIVYFFNTDKCRICGRRQGCYKESAKTKTYSVRIKSDEHKHQMDFQETDEFRAKSRSRYKIEAKNAELKNVFGYDRALSYGLTCMQLQGAMAIFAANIKRILKLI